A single Dreissena polymorpha isolate Duluth1 chromosome 14, UMN_Dpol_1.0, whole genome shotgun sequence DNA region contains:
- the LOC127856986 gene encoding uncharacterized protein LOC127856986 gives MYQCGDQVMSCVSNVPVWRPGHVLCFQCTSVETRSCLVFPMYQCGDQVMSCVSNVPVWRPGHVLCFQCTSVETRSCLVFPMYQCGDQVMSCVSNVPVWRPGHVLCFQCTSVETRSCLVFPMYQCGDQVMSCVSNVPVWRPGHVLCFQCTSVETRSCLVFPMYQCGDQVMSCVSNESPDPYYLLRITFKLKLKVDVVGYHYKMYCWFIL, from the exons ATGTACCAGTGTGGAGACCAGGTCATGTCTTGTGTTTCCAATGTACCAGTGTGGAGACCAGGTCATGTCTTGTGTTTCCAATGTACCAGTGTGGAGACCAGGTCATGTCTTGTGTTTCCAATGTACCAGTGTGGAGACCAGGTCATGTCTTGTGTTTCCAATGTACCAGTGTGGAGACCAG GTCATGTCTTGTGTTTCCAATGTACCAGTGTGGAGACCAGGTCATGTCTTGTGTTTCCAATGTACCAGTGTGGAGACCAGGTCATGTCTTGTGTTTCCAATGTACCAGTGTGGAGACCAGGTCATGTCTTGTGTTTCCAATGTACCAGTGTGGAGACCAGGTCATGTCTTGTGTTTCCAATGTACCAGTGTGGAGACCAGGTCATGTCTTGTGTTTCCAATGTACCAGTGTGGAGACCAGGTCATGTCTTGTGTTTCCAATGTACCAGTGTGGAGACCAGGTCATGTCTTGTGTTTCCAATGTACCAGTGTGGAGACCAGGTCATGTCTTGTGTTTCCAATGAATCTCCTGATCCATATTACCTATTAAGGATCACCTTCAAATTGAAACTTAAAGTGGATGTTGTTGGATATCATTACAAAATGTACTGCTGGTTCATTCTATGA